Part of the Lolium rigidum isolate FL_2022 chromosome 6, APGP_CSIRO_Lrig_0.1, whole genome shotgun sequence genome, CTCTCCTCGATACGAACTCTGTCATTAATCAGATTGACAGTTTAGGAGATAAAtcattttgaatattttgaatttgtAATTAGTTAGATGATGTCAGCAATGAGGTGTCATATTCCGAATGCATGCATGCGATCTCTCTTATAAGGAGAATTTCCCATTGATGGGGAAATATAATCATATAGACTAATTAATGTTTATATAGCATCATCTTTAGCAAGACAGGGAGGAAGAACGTAAGACACACATTGTTAGCTACAGTACGGTGACAACTCATTGTGCCGTAGTACGTCACCATGCATGCCCCCAATATATTTCCATAATTCCACCATTAACAAGTTCCACTGGCGTAGAGCTAGGCTGCCCAGCCGTACGTATTAGTGCGCGCAGACGCGCATCGCGCGTACTAGGGACCTTTCGATCTGGTTTCTCTCCCCAAAACTTTCCGTGAATCCAAAACCATGGACGAAACCATCGACCTGACCCAGAAATTCTTCGTCACGCATACGCGCGCCGCCAGTGCGCGTCAACCGCGACGAGCCACACCCTGCCCAGGAGTTCCGGCCGACCACTATATATACACGATCGAGCATCCAACCCCAAAACCCAAACCTAAGCTCTCACACACCAAGACAACCACTACTGGCATCGTTCATAAGAGGTTATTAGCGTTAACAAGCTAGAGGGAAGCACAATTGCAATACAACTCGATCCCCTCTAGGCAGATCGCCCGAGCTCGCCGCGCGTGTCAAGGCCGTAGGATCTAGGGCATCCGCCATGATCACCGGCTCGGCGGTGTACCATGTCGTGGAAGCGATGGCGCCGCTGTacacggcggcggcgctgggattCGCGTCCGTGCGGTGGCTCAAGGCCTTCTCCGCGGAGCAGTGCGCAGGGATCAATCACTTCGTCGCCATCTACGCCGTCCCCGTGCTCATCTTCCAGATGGTCTCCACCAACAACCCCTACGCCATGAacggccgcctcgtcgccgccGACACGCTGCAGAAGGCCGTCATGCTGATCGGCCTCATGGCGTGGGCCGCCTGGGAGTCAcgcccctcgcgccgccgcggCTCCAAGGTCTCGGCGTCGTCGGCTTCTCCGCTGCAGTGGGTGGTGACGGCCTTCTCCGTGTCGGCGCTGCCCAACACCATCATCATGGGCGTGCCGCTCCTCGGCGGCATGTACGGTCCCGTCTCCAAGGAGCTCATGAAGCAGATCGTCGTCATGCAGTTCTGCGTCTGGTACAACGTCGTCATCTTCATATACGAGTACATGGCGGCCCGGCGCGCCGCCACGGCGCTGGATGGCGTCAGCGCCAAGATCAGCCCCGGGTCGCCGGGGGCAGAGACGCCGCCGGAGAAAATCGCCCCCAGTGCAAACGGCTCTGCGGCCGAGCGGGCTCACGAGGTAACCGTGAACATTGAAATCACGGAGATTGTCCCGGCGTCTACGGCACAAAAAGGCGTGACCGACGACAGTACAACCACGGCGTTCGCGGAAGAGGGGAGTACTGGCGAAGATGCCAAGGCGGCGGCAGCAAAGGAGGAAGCGGCGCCGCCGGCACCCAAGACGGCGCCGTCGGTGGGGCATATCGCCTTGAAGGCAGGGAAGAAGGTTCTGAAGATTCCCAATACCTATGCAAGCTTCCTTGGACTCATCTGGTCCCTGATCGCTTTCAAGTACGTCTCTTTCTTTCACAGTTCATACCTCGTACTATACCTGCTTGCCTATTTCGGCTACACATCAACATCTAGAATACAATCTCTCCTCTTCCCTTTTCTTTGCCTAAAGAATTATGCACTTATTTCTGCAGGTGTGGGATCAAGATGCCAAAGATCATCGACGACTCCCTGTTCACCATCCAGACGACAGCAGTTGGCCTCAGCATGTTCGCGTCAGGTTCGTGTATCCCCTACCAATTTGGATTTCCATGACTGCACAAGCGATCAAACTGTACTCGATCGATCACCGTTTTCTAACGTTAATCTGTATATCTTCTTGTGCATTTGATTTCAGGAACCTTCATCGCTCGACAGTCGCGGTTCGTCCCGTGCGGCTACACGATCGCATCCATGTCCATGGTGCTCAAGTTTCTGATAGGCCCCGTGGTGATGCTGCTCGCGTCGCTCGCCATCGGCATGCACGGCACCCTGCTGCACATTGCTGTTGTACAGGTAAGAATGAGTGCACGCGCTGAATTAATTCTCCGTTTTCTTGAGATGTCCAACGACATTACCTCCTTCCTTGAGAGACTTGCCTACTCCTATACCTACTAGCACCCATTTATTTCAGCTGCATGGAGGTAACGGAAATGCCGGCGTAGTGAAAGATGATCGCACACGTTTGTGTGATGAACTGCAAATTAGACGCCAGAAAGTGAATGCGAGCTCAAAGTAGCACTGTGGCAGTACACCAGTGCTGACCCATAATCCATAATATTTGAAACTTCGTTAAACATTGAATTTTCCACATGTCGTTCAAGACTTatggatttatgcttgtttacaTGTTGTTCAAGATACAGAGGAAAACTCAGGATATATTTCTCTAACCACATTTTTTTCTTCATGCGTGCCTACAGGCAGCACTCCCCCTGGCCGTGACTTCATTTGTGTACGCTGAAGAATATAAAGTCCATGCAGACATCATGAGCACAGGGTATGTTCTTTACCAGATAGTATCCTTACCTCCTACCAACGAATGCTGATCTGATCGACTGTATCTGGTTTTGTGCTTTCAGGGTGATTCTCGGCATATTTATCTCGCTTCCTGTCACCACTGTGTACTACATTCTATTGGGGTTGTGATCGAGTTATCAAGATCCAAGTAACCAAGCCCTGAAACACAAGACATGACGCACACAACAACTGAAGAGGGTAATGGCTGGATGAATGCCATGATGATCCAAAAGGAAGCAAAAGATTGATTATGGTGTTGTCCCGAATGGGATTAGTCAGTGGAGAGTTCACTATCACTCAAATGAGATTGAATTGATAGTTGAAACTTCGCAGTGTGCAAGATGTAGTATACAAATCCGATTGGTGAATTAATCCTCTAATGAACAAAAATATTGTCAGCAGAGGGTAATGAATTTATTCATGTACATGAAGGGGGGAGGGGGCCGCGGGCGCACACTTCTCTCATCATATCAGGGCCACCTTCAGGTTCCGTAGTGCGGTCCAACTTTATTACACAGCGCACAAGGAAATGTATCATGAACACACTAATTGACTTAGTTGAACTTTAGATTTTCATTGGCATGACTCCGACCACTATCCTTAGGACCTCAATAACCAGCTGAAAATCTTCACTACCAAGAGAGCGTATTCTTTGTAGATCTTAAAGCCGGCTACATCCCCACCATTTGTTGTGTGGAATGCGATGAAGCAGAAATAAAAGTAGGCGGCGTCAAAACATAGGTACActagcctcccgccgccgccttccccacctccctctcttcccctcgccgtcccctgaggctgccgccggcgaagcctggcGCGGCCGGTGGGGATCCACGCGTGGTCCCCTGGTGCGGCGGTAGGAGGCACGCCTCCGCGCCGGGGGGTGGTCCCGTTCCCTGCCGGTCGACGGGGGCGCGGCCGCTCATCCCGCCTTCGCCACGGCATTGCcgggcgggcggtgatgggggcggtggcgcggccctggacatggcggcgcggcgcggttCTGGACATGGCAGCGCGGCCtctcctccgtttcctcgccgcggcctcgccgggcgggtgatgatggaggcggcggcgcggccccagatcCTGGCGATGATGGGGGCGGTGcggtcctctcctccttcctcgccttgGCATCGCCGGACGGGTGGGGATGGGGCGGATCTCGTGCTCTCCTCCTCAAGGACTGGGACCACGACACCAAGGGCGGCGCCCCTGGATGGCGATGGAGGTGACGGCGTCGatctggtggcaggtggcgggcgtcaggtGCCGCTAACCGcggcaccgcggtggtggtcttctctctcaccgggggagatcggctagttgtgtggctaacagtggcggatcttgcgatctgtcgcctagctcccgatggcggcgcggctgccggtgaaagccggcccggacttcggtcatggcggatgatggcggcgcgtttcgtcgttaccttgttgaaggcattgtctctgcagtctgcgttcttcgcctgggctgctccaggggaaaccctagacccgggtctcccagatcggacgatggcggcgcgtaaCGCCGTTCTCCCTATTGGgggtatcgtttttggagcatacaatgaatggcggtggtgttgaggtGGAGCTGTGTGATTTTGCTGTGTCggcgtctgatgacccacaagtataggggatcgcagcagtcttcgcgggtagtaaaacccaatttattgattcgacacaaggggagacaaagaatacttgaaagccttaacagcggagttgtcaattcagctgcaccgggaaacagacttgctcgcaagagtttatcgagtaatgcagttttatagcgatagcgatagtgaaataacgacagcgagtaacgaaacagcagtagtgattatagtaaacagcaggattaaaatattgtaggcacggggacggataacgggcgttgcatggatgagagaaactcatgtaacaatcaagcagggcatttgcagataataataaaacggtgtataagtacaaagcaatcaataggcatgtgttccaattatagtcgtacgtgctcgcaatgagaaacttgcacaacatcttttgtcctaccagccggtggcagccgggcctcaagggaatctacttggatattaaggtactccttttaatagagtaccggagcaaagcattaacactccgtgaacacatgtgatcctcacatcactaccatcccctccggttgtcccaatttctgtcacttcggggccattggttccggacagcgacatgtgtatacaacttgcaggtaagaccataaacaatgaatatcatgatgaaacaataacatgttcagatctgagatcatggcactcgggccctagtgatagGCATTAAGCATaataagttgcaacaatatcatcaaagtaccaattacggacactaggcactatgccctaacaatcttacactattacatgaccaatctcatccaatccctaccatccccttcggcctacagcgggggaattactcacacatggataggggaaacatggatggttgatgaagaggcgtcggtggtgatggcggcgatgatctcctccaattcccgtcccggcggagtgccgaacggagacttcggctcccgagacggagtttcgcgatgtggcggcgttacggagggtttcgacgacttcgacttctctccgtgcgttttaggtcgaggccgataagtagtccgaaggagggcgtcggaggccggccgaggggccacacgctagggccgcgcgcccctcctcgggccgcgccgccctagggtgtggggccctcgggcctccaccgacttgcccttctggctccgtgagttttctgggaaaatagggccttctgtcaaaatcccgaggtttttcctgaaagttggatttctgcacaaaaacgagacaccaaaacagttctgctgaaaacaacgttagtccgtgttagttgcatccaaaatacacaaattagaggcaaaacaatagcaaaagtgttcgggaaagtagatacgttttggacgtatcaactcccccaagcttagcttattgcttgtcctcaagcaattcagttaacaaccgagcgataaaagaactttcacgaacacatttgctcgtatgatgtaaatattctcatgctatggctaacacttaggcggttcataataagatacatgcaaataagatcatccaatagctatgtcaatcatggaaaggtaccaacaattaataataagcatcatgaatcatgtatataagcaggattgcaatgttcataaaagagtatgatagagtggtatctcgcttgcccaatttgatcagcaaaacataaatgctcaggcacctctgaagttcatagaaagactagaaatagtgattgtcaaagataaaagcatcaaagttataccacaatcaatcatattttgagacaagcatattacactaagaatgacaggttgtgctctcaagaaagtgctcaaagaaaggacggagacacaacataaaagtaaaagattgacccttcgcagagggaagcagggattaacatgcgctagagcttttcatttgtaaagcaggagtaaaattattttgagaggtgtttgctgTTGTCAACGAATGTTAATGGGTAcatcaactacctcgccaaccggacttccaagagctgttatcaccagaatttgaccggatcagaggtgggccgtgatcaagatggacttgaagatatatatatatagaagaaatacgtgaatcggccttacatgcaaagtttgggctagtttgcccttgtatctgtaacatattagattacgtgtcggttaggagtcagagttttacccgtgcacggttaggtgcacgcccgaattagaaagtcccttggactataaatatgtatctagggtttatgaaataaacaacaaccaacg contains:
- the LOC124660266 gene encoding probable auxin efflux carrier component 9, with protein sequence MITGSAVYHVVEAMAPLYTAAALGFASVRWLKAFSAEQCAGINHFVAIYAVPVLIFQMVSTNNPYAMNGRLVAADTLQKAVMLIGLMAWAAWESRPSRRRGSKVSASSASPLQWVVTAFSVSALPNTIIMGVPLLGGMYGPVSKELMKQIVVMQFCVWYNVVIFIYEYMAARRAATALDGVSAKISPGSPGAETPPEKIAPSANGSAAERAHEVTVNIEITEIVPASTAQKGVTDDSTTTAFAEEGSTGEDAKAAAAKEEAAPPAPKTAPSVGHIALKAGKKVLKIPNTYASFLGLIWSLIAFKCGIKMPKIIDDSLFTIQTTAVGLSMFASGTFIARQSRFVPCGYTIASMSMVLKFLIGPVVMLLASLAIGMHGTLLHIAVVQAALPLAVTSFVYAEEYKVHADIMSTGVILGIFISLPVTTVYYILLGL